A genomic window from Silene latifolia isolate original U9 population chromosome 11, ASM4854445v1, whole genome shotgun sequence includes:
- the LOC141614074 gene encoding uncharacterized protein LOC141614074, with protein sequence MSPGKSNAYFNGMSSADKEEILSVSGFTEGQLPFKYLGVPIQTTRLTKYDCRCLTDKIINRIQSIGAKKLSYAGRLTLIQSVLATLHNYWAMIFIIPKGVLNRIDSLCRNYLWEGRTEYTKSPLVAWDTVYAKPDKLWVQWIGHVYLKGASWVDYRPTADSSWSWRKICHVKEELQHGFHQGNWIVNPREYKIREGYNLIRTVKPKVEWSHLVWHNWVVPKHRFIAWLVYMNALNTRHKLKRIGVSDSSLCCLCEQEEETVQHLFFDCAYSRRVMGGISEWLGLNMVRSDTLQWVLKCRHSRLRKRMLKAVVSACVYGIWKQRNECRLEYKIHKPECIVADIRREMNARCLHLIKSPVHGPDANWLRRISTVH encoded by the exons ATGAGCCCAGGGAAATCTAATGCTTACTTTAATGGGATGAGCTCAGCTGATAAGGAGGAAATTTTGAGTGTTTCTGGTTTCACTGAGGGTCAATTACCTTTTAAATATCTGGGGGTGCCCATCCAAACCACAAGATTGACCAAGTATGATTGCAGGTGCCTTACTGATAAGATTATAAATAGAATTCAAAGCATTGGTGCCAAAAAATTGTCATATGCAGGCAGGCTTACCCTTATTCAATCTGTTTTGGCTACTCTGCATAATTATTGGGCTATGATTTTTATCATACCTAAAGGAGTGCTGAATAGAATTGACAGTCTCTGCAGGAATTACTTATGGGAAGGTCGAACTGAATATACAAAATCTCCTCTGGTAGCTTGGGATACA GTCTATGCCAAACCTGATAAACTTTGGGTTCAGTGGATAGGTCATGTGTATCTGAAAGGGGCTTCATGGGTTGATTACAGACCGACTGCAGACTCGAGTTGGAGCTGGAGGAAAATCTGCCATGTAAAGGAGGAACTGCAACATGGTTTTCATCAGGGAAACTGGATTGTGAATCCAAGAGAATATAAGATTAGAGAGGGATATAACCTGATAAGGACTGTTAAACCTAAAGTGGAGTGGTCCCATTTGGTCTGGCATAATTGGGTAGTACCTAAACATAGGTTTATTGCCTGGTTAGTGTATATGAATGCTCTAAATACTAGACATAAGCTAAAGAGAATTGGGGTGAGTGACTCATCTTTATGTTGTCTCTGTGAACAAGAGGAGGAAACTGTCCAGCATTTGTTTTTTGATTGTGCTTATAGCAGGAGGGTGATGGGAGGGATAAGTGAGTGGCTTGGCTTGAACATGGTTAGAAGTGACACCCTGCAATGGGTCCTTAAATGCAGACATTCCAGACTGAGGAAGAGAATGCTGAAAGCTGTGGTGAGTGCGTGTGTTTATGGCATTTGGAAACAAAGAAATGAGTGCAGATTAGAGTACAAAATTCACAAACCAGAATGCATTGTTGCTGATATCAGGAGAGAGATGAATGCTAGGTGCCTGCATTTGATAAAGAGTCCAGTCCATGGACCTGATGCTAATTGGCTAAGGAGAATCAGTACAGTCCATTGA